In the genome of Sphingobium yanoikuyae, the window CGCCGGTATCGGTATAGTGCTCATGCAACGGAAGGTTGCCGGCGCCCAGGACAAGCCCGTCGAGCACGTAAGGCGCTTCACCTGCCGTCGCGGACATGATCCGTGATCCGAATGATGCGAAGTGATCGGAAAGGTGAGAATAGATTTTCACGCCAGGTTCGGCGCCATATTTGGCATTGACGTCCGCCGCCCCTGAACGGCTCCGCCCCGACCGGAAGAACTGGCCATCGGATGACGAACTGGTGCCAGCGCCCCAATGCCGCGCGAAGGGTAATTCGTGATGGGCTGAGATGATCATGGCCAGCGCGGCCTGATAGTTCTCGGGTGAAAGATACCAGTTGTGGGTCCATGCGAGTTGGGCATAGCTGACGCCTTCGCTGGCATTGGCCATCCGCTCCAGCCCGAGGTTGGTGCCATCAGCCAGAATTGCGGCGAGTACCGTGCTGGGGTTGTCGTGCTCCTTGCCTGAGCGCAGGTCACGGAATGCGTTCAAAAAACCAGTGCGTTCGGCGACTTCAAGCAGCAGCTCGGTGATGCGCACGCGGGGAAGCAGGGTATCGAGCTTGCGATCGAGGGCTTCAGCTTCCGGTGGGGTGACAGGCGGCATTTGCTGAAGCTTGAGCCGGTCTCGTTCGAGCGACACTCCCTCAAGCTTGTTTGTTTTCAACTGCTTGGCAAATCGGCGCAGCCGCCAGTCAAGATTTCGTGCCCGGTCAGCGAGGTAGGATGCAGCATTTGAATCGAACGGAAGCACATCCGCCACTTTGGCGGCGTCGCGCCGACCCAGCAAATAGGCATCGAAGCGCTGATAGTTGCGGGTTCCCTCGATCCATACATCACCGGCGCGCAAACGATCACGCAAGGTTGCCATGATCGCAATTTCATAACGTCGGCGGTCGATACGGCCGCTTTCGGTGATGAGACGCTTCCACTGCCGATTGGGGAATGGCAGTGGAACGCCATCGGGAAGGTCGCGCGACTTTCGTGTGTTCGCATCGCGAATGACATCGATGGCTTTGATCAGTGCCGTCCCTGTTCCAGACGCCTTGAAGGTGAAGGCGTCCAGAAATGCCGGGCTGAAACGCCGTAGCGTGGCGTAACGCTCGGTTGCCGTTACCAGTGCGTCCTCGCCGGCAAGATCAGCAAGGGCATCTACTTGGGCCTTTGCCGCAACAAGCCGGTGCCAGCCCACCGCTTCGTCAATCAATTCGAGCGGATCGCCGCCATTCTGGACAGCCTCATCAAGTGCTGTAATCGTGGCGCCAAACAGCCGCATGAGTTGCCCCACCGACTGAATACTATCTTGGTAGCGACGCTCGCGCCCACGCCGCGCGCGCGTGAACATGCCGCCGATAAGTCGGTCAAACATTTGGATCGCGGCATCGGCAAGTCTGGCCTCAAGGTCGATCACTGCGGCCGTCAACGTCGCCCGCCTGCGATTGACGCTGTAATCCGAAAGCAGGAATGCCGGTGCCACGCCGCCCTCGCGGACAAATTGGGCAAAGCGGAATTCCGGAATGGCGCCCCCAACTACCGGGTGGATACCTATGCCGCGAACATAGCGCAGGCGCTCAAGCAAGCCATTGATATTGGCCGCAGTCGGGGCTTCTTCGAAATTACGCAACCACGCCAGCGGTGTCATGCCGAAATCCGGGTTGTTGATTACGAGTTCGTCTAGCCGTGTCAGTTCAGCAGAGCTGAGGCCTTCGACGATTGCGGCTGCGGCAGCTTTGCGTGCGCGTGCCCGGCCAGCAAGACCGGCGCGTTCCAGTGTGTCGCCTGACGGAAGAATGAACCGCTCACCCTTCAGGCCAACCATGAGGGCGCGAACAATCGGTTCACCTCTGTCTGTATACTCGGCGGCTTGCGCGGCAAGATTCAGGGCAAGTGCCAGGTCGCCGCGTCGAAACGGGCGTATGCCAAGATAACGCGCCACGAGATCGGCATGATCGGTACGGGTTTGCGCGCGCTGACCATATGCAGAGAAGGAGGAAGGATCGACGAATAACTGTGCCGCGAGGTACTGAAGAATGACGTCGGGAAGCCCGATCTCGGGTTGCAGACCAAAGCCGGGATGTCGCATCAAAGCGATTTGTGCAGCCAGACCGAGGCGATTTGCTGGACCATAGCGGCGCCCAACCAATTCAACATCTTCCGCAGAAAGGGTATAATGCCCAATGATCGCGGTTTCTTGGACAGGAGGATCGAACAGGCGCCGGCGCTCGTCTCCGGTCAGAAGTCGGCGTCGTGCCATTTTGCTCTCCCGCTGAGGCGAATAACAAAATTGACACCAAAGCGGCTTGCACTGGAGGGAGGCCATTCGTTGCCGGTTGATCCCCGAGCAATCACCCGGCGCAGCAAGACAGTTTGGCGACATCCTTATCAAACGTTTGGGCCGCCAGTTTGAGGCCTTCCACAGTGGTCAGGTAAGGAAATATCGTTGCACCCAATTCCAGGGTGGTCATGCCGTGTTTGATCGCCAGCACCAGTGTCTGGATCGAATCCGCGCCTTCGGGTGCCATGATCTGGCCGCCCAGCAAACGGTCGTTCGCCTTGTCGGCAATCAGTTTGATGAGACCCCGCGTATCGCGTGCTGCCAGTGCCCTTGGCACAGCATCGAGCGGGAGCAGCGAAACCTTGATGTCCAGGCCTTGCGCCCGTGCTGTCGTTTCAGTGAGGCCGGCGCTGGCGACTTGCGGGTCGGTGAAGACGACGGATGGCATGGAGGAATTGTCGTAGCGGTATTGGTTGCCCGTCACCGCGTTGCGCGCGGCCAGTTTTGCGCCATAGGCGGCCATGTAGACGAACTGGTCCCGTCCCGTTACATCGCCCGCCGCGTAAATGCCTGGAACCGACGTTTCGAGGTGGTCATCGACGACGATTCCACCATTACGGGCAAGCACTATGCCGCGCTCCTCCAGCCCAAGCCCGTCGCTATTGGGTCGGCGTCCGGTGGCGATGAGCACCTGTTCCGCCGCGACGGTGTCACAATGCCCCTCGCAGGTCAATTCGACCCCGCTCTGTGTTTGGGCGATACGCTGATAGCCGACACCTGCGCAAACCCGCACGCCCTCGGCTTCCAAATAGTTTTTCAGCGCGGCACTCACTTCCGGGTCCATTTCGGGGAGCAGGCGGCTTCGGCAGCAGATGGTGACATCAACGCCCAGACGCGAAAACATCTGTCCCAGTTCTACCCCGATCACCCCGCCACCGATCACCAGCAGCGATTTGGGCAAGCGATCCAGCGCCAGCGCCGATGTGCTGGTTAGGTAGGGCACGCTGTCCATCCCCGGAATCGGCGGCACGGCGGCGTGCGCACCCATCGCCAATATGACCTTGCCGACCTTCATGGGCGCATCGCCGACAATCAGCGCACCATCGGCAAAGCGTGCCTTGCCCTCGATATAGCTCACACCGTCATAGGCGGGCAGCAGATCGACATATTTTTTTTGGCGCAGCGTCGTGACAAGATCGTCCTTCGACGCCGCCAATACGGACCAGTCATCCATCTGGACAGCGCCCCCAAGGCCGGGAAAGCGCGCGGCGGCAAGCCCACCATGCACCGCTTCGGCGGCGCGGATCAGCGTCTTGGAAGGAACGCAGCCAACATTGACACAGGTGCCGCCAATCGTGCCGTGACCGACGAGCGCCACTTTCGCGCCCAGATCGGCAGCGGCGATCGCGGCGGAGTACCCGGCAGAACCCGCGCCGATGACGGCCACGTCAAATCCTTCCTGCCCGGGGCGGTTGCAACAGTCGTTCATTGCTTATCGCTTTCTTGAGGCGCTGGCGGCGCCCCGCTCAGTTTTGAATAGCGCGCGCCGGATAACCCGCGTTGGTTGATGCAGCGGCAATCGCAGCAGCATTGGTGCGGCGCGGGTTATAGGTTGCGCGCGCGGTCTTGGCTGCGAAATCGACCGTGACCGCCGTTACCCCGGCGACGCCTTCCATCGCCTTCTTCACGGTGATCGGGCAGGTGGCGCAGGTCATGTTCTCTATGGCAAAGGTGGTTTGCTTCTGAGCGGTTGCGGTAGCCGCGGGGCGATCTTGCGCCGTGCCACTAACTGCATAGGCGACCCCGCCGCCAGCCATAGCCAGCACGGCCATAGCGATACATACTGTCTTTTTCATGGGTATTTCCTTTCAATAGAACCAGGGTGCCCACCAGTCGATGGTGAGCGCCAGGATGGCGACGGCAAGGCCCAGCCACAGCACCGCCTTGGTGGTCCAAGCCGATTGTGGACGAGCGCAGTAGGAACCGTCTTCACAGGGCGGTTTCGGCTTGAAATAGACATGCCAGAAGCCGTAGCCGAGCAGCGCGAGCGTTACGCCTGCGACATAGGGCTTGTAAGGTTCGAGCGCCGTCAGGTTGGCGATCCACGCGCCGGAAATTCCGAGCATAACCAACAGTAGCGGGACGACGCAGCAAGCCGAGGCGAGCCCCGCGCCGATCAATGCGCCCGCCGCAACCCAGTTTGCCTGCTTCGGCTCGTGGTTTTCGGTGAGGGCTGGCTGTCCCGCTTCCGGCGTTGAGACCATGGCTTGAATCCCTTGTTCCAACTGAGTGATTCGCAGTGTAGGCTCTGTAGCCACTACAGACTCAAGAGGTATTTTCATGGAGCAACAGGTCGGCATCTTGCGTGCCCAGCTTGCCCGGAAAACAGGCTGCAATCTCGAAACCATCCGCTATTACGAGAAGGTGGGATTGCTGCCGGGGCCGCCTCGCAGTTCCAACGGCTACCGCGTCTATTCGCCGGAACTGGTGCAAAGGTTGCAGTTCATCCTGCGCGCGCGCGACCTTGGCTATGCAATGGATGAGATACGGTCATTGTTGTCGCTCACCGATACCGGTGCACAAACCTGCGCGGAGGTTATGGCGAGAACCGAACTCCACCTTGAAGATGTCCGCCGCCGCATTGCAGATTTGCAGAAGATAGAGGTGACGCTGGCGACCACGTTAGCCAGATGCACTGGAGATGACGTTGCCGAATGTCCCATCCTGGAAGCACTCCAGTTTTTACCCCATCAAGGCAATTGACGCCATCTTTGAGGGATTTGATTTTGTGATGTCAGCTTGGAGTATAGCCTAACCGGACGTCAGGATGCAGCGGCGGTTTCTGTCAGGATAGGGTTATGGCAAGCATTTATTGACGCATGTTCCGCCGTGTCATAGAATTCAACCTGACATTTTGACCGGAGGCGGCGATGAAAGGCCAGAGGATCGGTTACGTCCGGGTGAGCACATTCGATCAGAATGTCGATCGCCAGTTGGACGGGCAGTCGCTCGACCGGATTTTCACCGACAAGGCATCGGGCAAGGACATCAACCGCCCCGAACTCGATGCCATGCTCGCCTTCGCCCGCGAGGGTGACACCGTCGTGGTCCACAGCATGGATCGATTGGCGCGTAATCTCGACGATCTGCGCAAACTGGTTCAGTCCCTCACCAAAAGAGGCGTCCGGATCGAGTTCGTGAAGGAAAGCCTGGCCTTCTCGGGCGAGGATTCTCCGATGGCCAACCTGATGCTCTCGGTCATGGGTGCGTTCGCCGAATTCGAGCGCGCCCTGATCCGGGAGCGGCAGCGCGAAGGCATTGCGGTCGCCAGACAACGCGGTGCTTATCGCGGGCGGAAACGTTCCCTCTCCGACGAAATGGTCGCCGAGCTGCACCGCCGTGTTGATGACGGCGAGCGCAAGGCCGTCATCGCCCGTGACCTGGGGATCAGTCGCGAAACCCTCTACCAGTATCTCCGCGCTGCCACCTGAGCCGGTTTCACCCAGCCTCGCTCACCCTTAGGCTTGTCTGATTGATACGACCAATGTCACGTCTCTTGAATTGCTTGAATCATATCAATGAGGATTGGAGGTCTCCTTCGTCAAACGAATGGCAAGAGCGCGACCGATTGCCGCTGCGGCGACTGGCTGGACGGCGCTTGGCGGAAATGGTGCAACCGAACTAGCATTGATCTCGCAAAGCGCATAGGAGCCATCGCTGATGGCTTCACCAAGGCGAAATAGGAAGTCGGCGTCCCAAAGAAGCGGAAGATCGTGGTCGGCGATCGACAGCAACCTTTGCATCTCTGGAATCCAGCGATCCTCCATCGCTTTCCGTAAGGCTGCGAAGCGCGTCACCTCCGGTCCGAACATGGCGCGGCCCATCGGCTGTGGGGTTGACGACGTTGTATCAATGGCCGTTGGCGTCATCAGCGCAGTGATCAGGTTGTGCCCAAAGCCAACCACTCGGTGCCCGCACACGTAGCAGCGGACCATGCCCTCGGACGACTGCGGCTGATAAGCCTGATCGATCAGCACGCCGCCGTCGTTTAGAAACGGCACCCACCTTTCCAAGCACTCGGCTAGGCTGATGCGCTCCGATTTGCTTCCTTGGCGGGCCTCTTGAACTTTCACCGACGTTTTCAAAGCCGGAGCGTTTCCCGCTTCGTCTAGTTGGACACGCCATACATTCCTGCCGCCGTTGCCGTAGTTCGGCTTCAGCACGCGCGGGCCTGCGGCAAGATGTTCGGGGAAACGAGCGCGAAGGCCTTCAGCGTCCACGTATCGATTGACATCGCTGCCCCATTCCATGGATCGCGTTGTGTAGAGCACTTCCTTGACGCCGATTTTGGCGATCACGTCAGGATGCGCGCTGACGACAACGCCGCACCCCGCGACTTCGCGCAGCATTGGATCGAGCTGCGAGCGGTCGCCTGAAATGTCCAACGGATTCACCCAGACCAGCACTGCGTCGCACGACAGCAGCTCGTCCCGAATCTCGCGAACCGCCTCGTCCCTGTACAGTACAGGCCTTGCGGTCGCCCCGAGCGCCCGCAAGGCCTGCATTATCGGCCACTGCCGGGCTTCATGAAAGCGATGCGTCCACTCGGCTGCTTGCCCACGCCAAAGAAGAGCGATGTTCGGGCCGGATGTCATTGTTGCATCTCCCCATCGGACCTGTCCCCTTTGTGGTCGCGAACTCAGGTGTCGCGCAGCAGTGGGTGTTAAGCCACGGCGGTCGGGTTCAGCCGCCGCCGCGCAAAGCCGCGGCATAGCGCCGGTCGACCACTTCCCAGTCGATGTTGCGGAAGAAGGCGTCGACATATTTGGCGGCGGCGGTGCCGTAATCCATGTGGAAACTGTGCTCGTACATATCGAGCGCGAGCAGCGGCACGCCGGCAATCGCACCGTGCATATGATCCCACGCCCAATGGTTGTGCAGCGAGCGCGTGTGGAGATTGTAGACGAGCACGCACCAGCCCGATCCGCCGGCAAGGCTCATCCCGGTACGGCGGAAGTCGGCTTCCCAGCGGTCGAACGAGCCGAACGCCGCGCCCAGCGCGTCGCGGATGGAACCGGCTGCCTGGCCGTTGCCGCCGAGCCCGTCGAAATAGACCTCATGGAGCACGACCGAGCCGGTGCGGTGCAGCTCCTCGCGCTTCAATCCGCCATAGACCACCGGCGGCAGGTCCGTGTCAGCGAGCGCGGCGGCAAGTCGTGTCTCGATCATATTCAGGGCCTTGACCGAGCCCGCATAATTGTTCTCGTGGTGCGATGTGATCAGCCTTTCGGAGAGGCCGTGAAGCCTGGCGGGATTGAACCTGAGCGGCTTGACCTGATGATTTCCGGCAAAGGCGGGGACAGCCGCCGGCGCTGCGGCCGGCGTCTGCGCAGAGGCTTCGTTGATAGTCATGGCGGCGGCTCCGATGCCAAGAGTTGCGATTGCACTGCGTCGGGAAAGATGGTCGATCGTCACGCGTCACTCCTTCAGATGATCATTACATATGCGGCCCCGAGGACCGAGCAGACGCCGAGCACCGGCAGCATGCCGGCCTTGAACCGGAACATGGCGAGTATCGCACCCACCGCGAGCGCCAGCGCCGGCCAGTTGACGGACGTTAGGACTGGGAGATCGATGGTGCCGGCTGCGAACGGCACTTCGCGGACTTGCTCGAACAGAGTGTGGATACCAAACCAGACCGCCAGATTGAGGATCACGCCGACCACTGCGGCGGTGATCGCCGAAAGCGCGGCCGACAATGCGCGGTTGCCGCGCAGCCGCTCGATGAATGGCGCGCCGGCGAAGATCCACAGGAAGCATGGCAGGAAGGTAACCCAGGTGGTGAGGATTGCGCCGAAGGTCGCGGCGACGAGCGGCGGCAGCCCGGTCGCTTCGCGGAAGGCCGCGAGGAAGCCGACGAACTGCGTCACCATGATCAGCGGCCCGGGCGTGGTCTCGGCCATGCCGAGCCCGTCGAGCATCTCGCCGGGCTGGAGCCAGCCATAGGTCTCGACTGCCTCCTGCGCGACATAGGCGAGCACCGCATAGGCGCCGCCGAAGGTCACCACCGCCATCTGGCTGAAGAAGGTGGCGATGCGGCTGAACACGTCGTCGGGGCCGAACGCGAACAGCAGCGCTGCGACCGGCCCGAGCCAGAGCAGCAGCAGGACGCCGGAGATGCGCAGCGACCAAGAGAGGTTCGGCCGGGCATGGTCGGGAAGGCCCTCGCCAAGAGCGGTGTCGCGGTCGTGGATTATCTCAGCGCCGGCGGGACCATGTCCGCCGCCGCCCTTGAATGCGGCGTAACCAGCGCGGCCACTGAAGAAGCCGATCAGCGCGGCGGCAAGCACGATCAGCGGGAAGGGCACGTCGAGCACGAAGATCGCGACGAACGCCAGCGCGGCAAAACCGCGCATGACGTTGTTCTTCAAGGCACGCGAACCCACCCGGACCACCGCCTGTAGCACCACCGCCAGCACGGCGGCCTTCAATCCGAAGAACAATCCCTCGACCAGCGGCACTTCGCCGAGCAGCACATAGACATAGCTGAGCCCTAAAATCGCGAGGAAGCCGGGCAGCACGAATAGCGCGCCCGCGACCAGGCCGCCCTTGGTCTTATGGAGCAACCAGCCAATATAGACAGCTAGCTGTTGCGCTTCAGGGCCGGGCAGCAGCATGCAATAGTTGAGCGCGTGGAGGAACCGCTCCTCGCCGATCCAGCGCTTCTCCTCGACCAGGATGCGATGCATCACCGCTATCTGGCCCGCCGGTCCGCCGAAGCTGAGCAGCGCGACCCTGATCCAGACGCGCACCGCCTCGCCAAAGCTGATGCCGTGCTCGTGCAGCGTCTCGACTGCGATTTCAGCGCGTGCGCTGGCCTCCATCTTTAGTCCTCTTTTCGCCGGGTGAAGTGAGCATAGAATCCGTCGAGCGCGGTCGATCCGCGCGCGATCCGCTCCTCGTCGTCGTCGGTGCCGGCACAGATGCCGGCGATAAGCGCGCTCACTCCCGGAGTTTCCGGGCGCTCGAACCGAGCATCGGCAATATCAAGGTCGTGAACAATTTCGCCGAGCGCCCGCAGCGCGGGGTCGGTCTCGAGACCGGTGAGGAACACCAAGGTCTCGAAGGAGCAGCGGTCGCCTTCGTGGGTGAACTCAGCGTCCGCCATGTCGAACCTCAGTTCGTCAGGCTCCGGCACATATCCTTTGCCCTCGACGAACTTGAAGCTCGCCTCGGGGTCGATGAAGCGGCGAATGAGCCAGGCGGACGCGATGCGATCGACATGGACATGGCGGCGCGTCACCCAAACGCGGCGCTTTAGCTCCGCCGGGGTCAGCTCGGGCGCACCGGGGCCGCTCACATCGGGATGTTGGTGAGAGCGGCGGTCCGCCTCGGTGATGGCGGCCTGTGCCGCCTGCCGACCATGCGCACCGAAAAAGTCGATCGCGGCGACCTCGTTCAGGCGTTTGCGCAGGCGGCCCACATCCGCCGCCGCGACATACTCGCCCTCACACAGCGCGCGCGCCTCGCGTGCCAACTCCTCATAGTCGGCGTCACGCGCAGCGTCGAACACTCCGCGCAGCTCCGCATCGCCCATGCCGCCGACAAGGCGCGCTTCGAGGATCAGCGCCTCGCCGCCATTTTCGGTGATCTCGCGATGCAGTTCTTCGAACAGCGCGCGCGTGTCCTCGCGATTGGGGAGCGCATGGACGGCGTTCTTGAGCGGCGCGGCCCCGATCGCCTGCAAACGCCGCCAGACCTTCACCCGCAAATAGGCAGGCTTAGCCGGAAGCTGCGGGATCAGGAGCAACCAAGGGGAAGCTTGTGTGTTTGTCATAGTTGTATCGTCACTAGCCTACAAGTGTAAGGGTTGCATCACAAGCCTCATGAGCATAGGACTGCTTATCCCGAAGAAAGAAACCGGAGCGTAATGTCGCGGCTCGCCGGCGGCGCGCTCGCATGACGTGAGGCTTTCCGTGTCGAGTGCGCTGATGAAGGATCAATTATGCTGAAAAAGACCATCGCCTTGGGATTCGCCAGCCTCCTGCTGGCAAGCCCGGCATGGGCAGCGCCGGACTGGTCGGCTGTCGACCGGGCGATAGGACGAGCGGGGGCCGAACAGCCGGGGGGCGTTCACCGCTACAGCTTCCCGCGTTCGGACCTGAGCGTCACGCTGGATGGGGTGACGATCAAGCCCTCCCTCGCGCTCGGCTCTTGGGCGGCGTTTCAGCCGATGGGCGACGAGGCGATGGTGATGGGCGATCTCGTGCTGACCCACGACGAGGTGAACCCCGTTTTGAGCCGCCTGCTCGCAAGCGGTTTTACGATCACCGCGCTCCACAATCACCTGCTCCGCCCTTCGCCTGCGACCATGTACATGCACATTGCCGGCCACGGCGACCCGGTGAAGCTCGCGGCCGCGCTCCGGCAAGCGCTATCAGCCAGTCGGACCCCGCTCGCCGCGCCGCAATCGCCTTCGGCCAGCGCAGCCGCATCGCGGCTCGACCTCGATGTGGCCGCGCTCAACCGGTTGATGGGCGGTGAGGGCAAGACGGCCGGTGGCATCCTCCAATACAGCTTTCCGCGCGCCGAGCGGCTGATGGACGGCGATATGGAGACTCCGCCGACGATGGGCACGGCGACCGCGATCAACTTTCAGCCAACCGGGGACGGCCGAGCCGCCATCACCGGCGATTTCGTACTTGTCGCAAACGAGGTCGATCCGGTCCTGCGCGTGCTGCGGACGAACGGGATCGAGGTCACGGCGCTGCATAATCATATGCTAAACGACGAGCCGCGGCTGTTCTTCATGCACTTCTGGGCCAACGACGACGCAGCCAAGCTCGCCCGTGGGCTGCGCGCGGCGCTCGACAGGATGAACAATCAGAGGAGTTGAACTCGGACGACGGCTCATTGGGCCGTAACCGCCGCCCGCCCGACCCCACGGCCCTTATGCAGGAAGTGGAATGGAACATGGGTAGCAAACGAACTCTCACTGTTGTCGCAGGCGTGGGCGCGGCCGCGCTGGCGATCGCGGGCGTGGCGATCGCGCAAAACCACGAGGCGAACGAAAACCGGATAATCGGCAAGCACAGCGAACGAGACATCCCGCTTGCTCAGGTGCCCGAGGCCGCGATGAACGCGGCACGCGCGCAACTCGCGTCAATAAGCAAAGCGGAGCAAGTCACCCGAAAGGCGGACGGAAGCACGCTCTATGAAATCAAGGGCAAGAACAGCGACGGAAAGACGATCGAACTGTTCGTCACGCCCGAAGGCCAGGTGCTCGGCCGCGAATGATGGATCAGCACGGGGCGCCGGCCGTCGAGGGCCGTGCGCCCCTTCCGAAATGATACTGCGGAATAGGAGACGAAAATGCGGCCAAGGCGATGGATATTGTTATGCGCCGCTTTGGCCGCCCTGCCTGATAGTGCGATCGGCCAAACCGAACCCGCGTCGGCGACGGGCTCGGCGTTGTTCGTAAGCTGTCAAGCGAATGAGCCGCGATGCGGCGCTTACCTCCAAGGCGTGCTCGACATGATGATCGTCGCGCGAAAAGCGGAATGCCGCGCTCCACGCTATGACCGATCGGCGCTGCGCGCGGCATATTTACGCTGGGCGGAGCAGAATAGCTATTTTATGAGTGTTCATATGGTGGCCGGAGCTGAACGCTCGTTAGCGAAGGCTTGGCCATGTCAGTAGCATCGTACCCCGCGGCGTAGCCTGCCCGGCGGCTGCCTTTGAGGGCAGGCGGAGCGTCCGCCTGGCGGTGAATTCCGCCAGCTCAACGATCCCATGTCGCGCCTCAAGCTCGCTAATTAGCCGATGTTCGCATTATGTCTGCCAAATCGTTGTCTGGCGCACAAACCTTGAGGTGACGCCTACCGCATTTCCCATTTCCGTCGTGGGCCTTCCTCTCTCTAAGCACGGGCATCGGTCGAAACCTGCCCCAACGTACGCCGAGGGTTACCCATCTTGCCTGGTCTTCGCGGCACGCCCATCAGGTCCAATAACTTGAGATGCCGTCGTCATGCGGGCTGCATACGTCGCCCGATGTCCCAGACAAATCCCACCAATTCGCGAGCGATCGCCGTGATGAGCTTCGGCAAGGGCTTCCCGGACGCAGCCAACATCCGGTAGCGCTGGCACAGTCGGACTTGTGCTTTCCAGGCGATGGCTTTGACTTCATCCGGCAGTCCCTCGACCCGGGCTCGATAGCGGCGTTCTTCCCGCGCTGGCAGTCGATAGGACCAGGCCGCCTCCACCAACATTGCTCGCGCTTCGCGGTTGCCGGTCTTCGTTATTGCGCCTCGGCGCGTCCGGGCACCACTCGACGCTTCAGACGGGACCAGCCCCAGCCAACCCATGAGCTGTTTTGGGGTATCGAACCGACCAAGGTCGCCTATTTCTGCAACTAAGGTGGCGGCGACAATCAAGCCGACACCCCGCAAGGCCTGCAGAGCCTGAACCAACGGCGCCAGCGACCAATAGGGCAATGCCTCCACCAGCATTGCATCCAGTCGGTCGCAGCGCTGCTGTGCTTCCTCGATCCGGCGGATGCTCTCGCCGAATACGAATTGCTGGTGAGGTGCATCAAACGCCTGCTCACCGAGCCAGCGCCAGTGCGCCTTGGTCCAATTGGATCGACCGGCGAACTTGCGCCCATGGCGCAGAAGGAAGCTCAACAACATCTGCCGGCCAGCAACCAAATCGTGTTTCGCCTGGCGTCGCCCACGAATCAGATCACGGATAGCCTCGTGTGC includes:
- the merA gene encoding mercury(II) reductase, whose translation is MNDCCNRPGQEGFDVAVIGAGSAGYSAAIAAADLGAKVALVGHGTIGGTCVNVGCVPSKTLIRAAEAVHGGLAAARFPGLGGAVQMDDWSVLAASKDDLVTTLRQKKYVDLLPAYDGVSYIEGKARFADGALIVGDAPMKVGKVILAMGAHAAVPPIPGMDSVPYLTSTSALALDRLPKSLLVIGGGVIGVELGQMFSRLGVDVTICCRSRLLPEMDPEVSAALKNYLEAEGVRVCAGVGYQRIAQTQSGVELTCEGHCDTVAAEQVLIATGRRPNSDGLGLEERGIVLARNGGIVVDDHLETSVPGIYAAGDVTGRDQFVYMAAYGAKLAARNAVTGNQYRYDNSSMPSVVFTDPQVASAGLTETTARAQGLDIKVSLLPLDAVPRALAARDTRGLIKLIADKANDRLLGGQIMAPEGADSIQTLVLAIKHGMTTLELGATIFPYLTTVEGLKLAAQTFDKDVAKLSCCAG
- a CDS encoding MerR family transcriptional regulator, with translation MEQQVGILRAQLARKTGCNLETIRYYEKVGLLPGPPRSSNGYRVYSPELVQRLQFILRARDLGYAMDEIRSLLSLTDTGAQTCAEVMARTELHLEDVRRRIADLQKIEVTLATTLARCTGDDVAECPILEALQFLPHQGN
- a CDS encoding chromate resistance protein ChrB domain-containing protein codes for the protein MTNTQASPWLLLIPQLPAKPAYLRVKVWRRLQAIGAAPLKNAVHALPNREDTRALFEELHREITENGGEALILEARLVGGMGDAELRGVFDAARDADYEELAREARALCEGEYVAAADVGRLRKRLNEVAAIDFFGAHGRQAAQAAITEADRRSHQHPDVSGPGAPELTPAELKRRVWVTRRHVHVDRIASAWLIRRFIDPEASFKFVEGKGYVPEPDELRFDMADAEFTHEGDRCSFETLVFLTGLETDPALRALGEIVHDLDIADARFERPETPGVSALIAGICAGTDDDEERIARGSTALDGFYAHFTRRKED
- a CDS encoding heavy-metal-associated domain-containing protein, with amino-acid sequence MKKTVCIAMAVLAMAGGGVAYAVSGTAQDRPAATATAQKQTTFAIENMTCATCPITVKKAMEGVAGVTAVTVDFAAKTARATYNPRRTNAAAIAAASTNAGYPARAIQN
- a CDS encoding Cj0069 family protein, which translates into the protein MTSGPNIALLWRGQAAEWTHRFHEARQWPIMQALRALGATARPVLYRDEAVREIRDELLSCDAVLVWVNPLDISGDRSQLDPMLREVAGCGVVVSAHPDVIAKIGVKEVLYTTRSMEWGSDVNRYVDAEGLRARFPEHLAAGPRVLKPNYGNGGRNVWRVQLDEAGNAPALKTSVKVQEARQGSKSERISLAECLERWVPFLNDGGVLIDQAYQPQSSEGMVRCYVCGHRVVGFGHNLITALMTPTAIDTTSSTPQPMGRAMFGPEVTRFAALRKAMEDRWIPEMQRLLSIADHDLPLLWDADFLFRLGEAISDGSYALCEINASSVAPFPPSAVQPVAAAAIGRALAIRLTKETSNPH
- a CDS encoding mercuric transporter MerT family protein encodes the protein MVSTPEAGQPALTENHEPKQANWVAAGALIGAGLASACCVVPLLLVMLGISGAWIANLTALEPYKPYVAGVTLALLGYGFWHVYFKPKPPCEDGSYCARPQSAWTTKAVLWLGLAVAILALTIDWWAPWFY
- a CDS encoding recombinase family protein; this encodes MKGQRIGYVRVSTFDQNVDRQLDGQSLDRIFTDKASGKDINRPELDAMLAFAREGDTVVVHSMDRLARNLDDLRKLVQSLTKRGVRIEFVKESLAFSGEDSPMANLMLSVMGAFAEFERALIRERQREGIAVARQRGAYRGRKRSLSDEMVAELHRRVDDGERKAVIARDLGISRETLYQYLRAAT
- a CDS encoding superoxide dismutase, translating into MTINEASAQTPAAAPAAVPAFAGNHQVKPLRFNPARLHGLSERLITSHHENNYAGSVKALNMIETRLAAALADTDLPPVVYGGLKREELHRTGSVVLHEVYFDGLGGNGQAAGSIRDALGAAFGSFDRWEADFRRTGMSLAGGSGWCVLVYNLHTRSLHNHWAWDHMHGAIAGVPLLALDMYEHSFHMDYGTAAAKYVDAFFRNIDWEVVDRRYAAALRGGG
- the chrA gene encoding chromate efflux transporter, whose amino-acid sequence is MEASARAEIAVETLHEHGISFGEAVRVWIRVALLSFGGPAGQIAVMHRILVEEKRWIGEERFLHALNYCMLLPGPEAQQLAVYIGWLLHKTKGGLVAGALFVLPGFLAILGLSYVYVLLGEVPLVEGLFFGLKAAVLAVVLQAVVRVGSRALKNNVMRGFAALAFVAIFVLDVPFPLIVLAAALIGFFSGRAGYAAFKGGGGHGPAGAEIIHDRDTALGEGLPDHARPNLSWSLRISGVLLLLWLGPVAALLFAFGPDDVFSRIATFFSQMAVVTFGGAYAVLAYVAQEAVETYGWLQPGEMLDGLGMAETTPGPLIMVTQFVGFLAAFREATGLPPLVAATFGAILTTWVTFLPCFLWIFAGAPFIERLRGNRALSAALSAITAAVVGVILNLAVWFGIHTLFEQVREVPFAAGTIDLPVLTSVNWPALALAVGAILAMFRFKAGMLPVLGVCSVLGAAYVMII